GTCGATGTCGCGCTCGACGTCCTTCGCTCGAAAAAGCAGCGTCTTGACGCGGGCAGTCACGGCGACATCGCCAGCGTTTTCGGCAACGGAAAAGCGCATCTTCAATGAATCTGCGAGATCGATTCAGGAGCACTGAAACCGTGCGCAATTCAACGGCATTGAGCGACATGAAAATTGCCCTTCCCGCTTTGCCTTCAATTCGAATAAGCGTATTCTATACGCACACGACATCGCGAGCAACCTCTATACGCATTTTTGATGAAAGTACGCAATGATTACGGGCGACCAACTGCGGGCGGCGCGCGCGCTCGCGCGATTGACGATCCAGGAACTTGCCGAATTGGCAACCGTGAATAAGGCGACGGTTGTACGGATCGAGTCTGGAGCGAGGGCGAACAGGTTGACGCTAATCCGCCTTCAGGAGGTTCTCGAAGAACACGGCATCACCTTCATTGACGCGGACGACACGGGAGGAAGTGGCGTGCGCTACCGTCTTGGCGTCGAGCGGCAAACTTCCGGAGCGGCTGACAATACCTCAAGCAGCGAAGATGGAAGCGGTGTTCAGGCACAATACCCTGAGCTAGCCGATTATTGGATCGAACACCCCGAAGCACTCGCACGCCTGTCCGATGAAGGTCGCCGGGCGATATCCGAGGCGGCGCTTGGTGATCCGCGCGCGCTCGACGACTTGGCGGCGCGGCCATGAAACGCGAGCGCCTGTGCATAACCGCGCACCGTGGCGCACACGACCTTGACGTTCCGTACACGCACGCAGGATGTTGTGCGTCATGCACTCAGCGACCCCTATCTATTGCGCATCACGCGCTATCTCCCTTGTTTCGCTCAGTCGGTTAATCCAACTCTTGGAGAGACCGCCGTGCAGCGCGAACCTAGAAAATCACTCCCTTCCCCTCTGACCCTTCAGCCGCGCCTGGTCGGCCGCGAGGCTGCGGCCGCCTTTATCGGCCTTTCCGTCAGAAAATTTGACGAGCTGGTGGCGGATGGGCGCATGCCCAAGCCGAAGCGCATCGACGCGCGCGTTCTTTGGGACGTCCGCGCGCTCGATGCGGCTGTCGATCGCCTTAACGGGGATGTCTCGCGTGCTGTCGATGGGGCGCGAGCATGAAAACGCTTGATGAACACGGCGCCATGAACAGCGACGAACACGAGCAGCGCGAAATTCGTTTCGCGCCTCAAGCCTTTCGCGTGCGCGGAGACGGCAGCTTTGAGTACCTAGAGCGCAACGAACAGGGACAGTGGCGTCCAGCACCTGAGCCTGAGTGGCAGATTGTGCGGCGTGAAAGTTCGAGGAAGTTGCAGGCGAGCGCCGCTCCTTCAGAGCTATCCCCGCTCGATCTTTACACACTGGAAGATGCATGTTTGCGCTTCTTCTCCGGTCTAGGAGTGACGCCGGACGATCTCCGTGCGCTCGCGAAGAGAAAAAAGCTTTCAGTCATATCCGTTCGCCGGAAAAAATTCGTTCGTGGTGAAGATCTGAAGGAGATGGTGATATGCCTCGCAGAGCGAAGCCGCCCCGTTTGTGGCTCGAAGAACGCGAAGGCCGGGAATCGAAATGGATTATTCTCGACTCCGGCCGAAAAATCAGCACGGGCATCGATCGAGCGGATGCTGAAGGAGCCGCGCGCGCCCTCGAAGCCTACATCTCTGAAAAATACGAGCCCAGTGGGAGCAGTAATCCCGCTTCGGTCTCGATAGCCGAGGTTTTGGAAAACTACCTCCGCCTGCACGTTCCCAATCTAGGCGAGCAGGCGAATCCTCGACGGCACGTGCGCGACCTGGTCGAATGGTGGGCCGGGAAAACCGTTGCAGACGTGAAGGGCAAATCGTGTCGAGAGTATTTTGAGTGGCGCAAAACGCGTGCGGCTTACGGCGCGAAGGGCGACACGACTGCAAGTCGAGATCTCGCGACACTCAGAGCCGCTATCCGGCTTTGGCACAAGGAGCACACGCTTTCGATGGTTCCGGTGGTTTCAATCCCCGAGCCTTCCGATCCGCGTGACGAGTGGCTCACGCGAGATCAGGTTGCGCACCTGCTTCGTGTCGTCCGGAAACGACCGAAATCCGCGCACCTCGCTAGGCTTATTCTGATTGGGGTTTACTCCGGCACGAGATCAGGCGCGGTTCTGGGCCTCCGGTGGATGCCGTCTACAGATGGGGGATGGGTCGATCTAGAACATGATCTCATGTATCGGCGTGGCAGGGGGAAATCGGAAACCAAGAAGCGAACTCCGCCGGTTCGCATTCACGCCCGCCTTTTACCCCACTTGCGCCGCTGGCGCGATGAGGACGTGGCGCGCGGCATCACCCATGTCATTCATTTCAATCAAGGCCCAGTGAAGAAGCTTCGGCGATCGTGGGATTCAGCACGCGAAATCGCTGGCTTCGATCAGCACTTTGTCCTTCACAGCTTCAGGCATACGGCTACGACGTGGATGCTGCAAGCGGGCGTGCCTATCTGGGAGGTTTCCGGGTACGTCGGCATGTCCGTGAAAACCATCGAAAAGGTCTACGGTCATCACTGCCCAGACTACCAGAACAAGGCTGCTTCCGCGATTGCGCCGAAGCGTGTTCCGAGGCGTTCTTTCGCGCGAATGATTGGCGAATGAAACGTGCGAAAAGGTGCGAACAAAACGGGAAAAATCGAGCTGCTTTCGACCAGAAAGGCCAGAAAAATCAATGATTGCGATGATCGCACGTCACACTTTTAATCAGAGGGTCGATGGTTCGAATCCATCTGGGCTCACCAACAAAATCAAGAGTTTACTCCCTCGATCCCCGGCAAGGTAAAGCCTCGGGGTAACAGCGAGGGTAACAACCGCCTCGTTTATTCCGCAACTCCTTCGACATAAAAAAACTCGACGCTTGCCCAACTTCCGGTGATACGAGCGAGGGGTGCCGGAGACATGTGACACTTGGCCCGCTCCATTGAATCGTCGCAATAATAGCTTCGGCTTAGGGTCGAGAGCGGAAGCTTGAACTGATCGACCCAATTTCCGCTTGCTACCACTTACCGGTCATCCTGATCATTTTGTGCGAACGAAGTCATAGCCCAACTGCACAAAGCGATGCCGACGGCGCATCTCGTTGGGTGCATGAACCCCACTGATTGGTATTGGCACATCCCGGCGTGTTGAACTGCTGCATCAGATCTTTCGCCCGATGGTAAGGCCAATCCTTGCATAACCGGGCTCACCATCGCCCAGAAGCACGGTGTTCTTGTGGCCCTCGATCAGCGGCACCGCTGCTTTGCTCGTGTCGAACCACACTTCGACCGGCCTTCCGGCGGCGAATCGCCACGGCGTCGTATCCTCCACATGAACGGTTGGCCTCGCCCCGAAATAACGGAAAACCGCGTCCCGGTTGGTGTCCGGCGCGCGAAGCAGAATTTCGGCGTCCTTCAGCGCAGCGAATCCGCCGCCGCCATCGGCTCGGTAGTTATTGGTTACCACCGCGAACTCGCGCGTTAGGTCGAGCGGCTGGCCTTCAAAGCGGACGTCAGCGATGCGGCCCGATGACTTCGTCACGTCGATTGCGTAGGTGAGACCGGCAATCGCGTCGAAATTGTAGGATGGGATCCTGGTGTTTACGAGCGGCTGCCTTCCTTCCGCCGACGGGTCGATCGTGTTGAAAACCCGCGACGCCCATTCAAGCCAGGCGACGATCTGCGCTCCCGTCGCCTTCACCACGGTAACAGTATTGCTGGAGTAGATGTAGAGATCGGCGACGGCGCGCATCGGGACCGGGCCTGCAGGGATGTCGATGAAACTGTCGGGCGTATAGCCCACGCGATACGGTGCTGCCGCCGATAGCAGCGGCAACTCGCCGAAGCCGGCAGCGGCAAGGAGCGGCTTGGCGTAAGCGATCTGCGCGGCGTTCACGAGCGCGGTCGTCGGATCGTATCCCGCCCACACGAAATAGCTGTAAATAGGAGCGTCGAGCATGCCGGCGGGCTGCTCGATCCAGCCCAGCGTGCCCGCGTGCGCGGCTGCGATGGAGGCCGCCACCTCCGCATCTGCGGAGGTGAGTTCGTGAACCGTGCCGCCCTCCCGCCGATAGATCGGCCGGGCTTCTACTTCCGCTTTCTCGACAACCCAGCGCTCGCCTTCGCGCCTGAGGTTGAGGTCGACAACGCCGAGATGGCTGCCCCAGAAACCCGGCATTACGGCAGGCACGCCATGAAGCCGCCCCGCAACCGCGTCCACTTCGTCGGCGGCGCTGGCGTAGTCCTTTCCCGGGAAGATGCGATGGGCGTGCCCCAAAAGGATCGCGTCGATACCAGGAACGGCTGCAAGATGAAGCGCGGCGTGTTCCTCGCCTTCCGTCCATGAGCCGGTTCCTATCCCCGAATGGCAGAGAGCGATAAGGAGATCGCATTTCTCGCGCAACTCGGGGATGAGCCGTCGCGCCGTCAGCACGATGTCGCCCGCCTCCACCTTGCCCTCAAGGCGCGCCTTGTCCCAGCACATGATCTGCGGCGGCAGGAAACTGATGACGCCGATGCGCAACGCGTGCTCCGCGCCTGCTTCATCCTTGAAGACGCGCTTCAGGACGGTGTAGGGCGGAAGAAACGGCGCGCCATCGGCGCGAACGACATTTGCGCAGAGGAAGGCGAAAGGCGCATTTCGAACCGTCGCCTCCAGAAAATCGAGGCCGTAGTTGAACTCGTGATTGCCGAGGCCCGCCGCGTCATAGCCGAGCGCCGCCATCGTCGCGACGAGCGGATGCGGTTCGATGCCGGGCCGCTGCGCCGCGATGTAATCCGCGAGCGGGTTGCCCTGAAGAAAGTCTCCGTTGTCGAACAGCAGCGTGTTCGGGGCTTCGCGCCGCGCCGCGCGGATGAGGGTTGCAACCCTTGTCAGGCCGACCGTCGGATCGGGCTTCGCGTGGTAGTAATCCCAATCCATCACGAACATGTGCAGATCGGAGGTTTCGAGCAGGCGAACACGCATGCGCGGGCCGGAGTCCGCTGCGAGCGCGTCCGACAAGCCGAGGGTAGCGAGATAGGCCGCCGCGCCAAGGGCGGTGCGGCGGGTGATTTCGATGCTCAATCACGTCTCCTGCATTGCGGTTTGGGATGCGACGCCGCGTCCGCCTTCAAGGCCATGGCGCGCCGCATTAAGTGCAATCCTCACCTCGGACTCGGGCAGCGAGTGACTGCCGAGGATGAGGCGCTTGAACTCGTCGTTCAGGTGCCCCTCGACGCGGTGCAGAAGGTTCAGCCCGAGCAGCGCGTAAAGCGCGGTGCCGATGCCGACAGCGGTTGCCAGAAGCGCGGCGGCGATGCCACGGCTGACGGCGGCAGGGTCCGAAATGCCACCGGACGACAGCGCATTGAACGTGTCCATGATGCCGAGGATCGTGCCGAGCAGGCCGAGCAGCGGCGCAGCCGTCACGATGGTATCGAGCACCCACAGCCGCGCCTCGACCTTGCCGCTCACCTTGATGAAAAGGGTTGCCGAAAGATCTTCAAGCGCCTCGCGGGTCGCGCCGGGCGACCGAAGCGCTCCGACATAGGTTGCGAGGCTCCGCGTGAGCAGGTCTCGCGAGCGGAACGCGGTCGCAGGGACATGTCCGGAGCCGTGAACCACGGCTCCAAGCTTTCTGGTGCGAAGGGCGAGCAGCCCGTAATAGACGAGCCGCTCGACCACCACGAAGGTGAGCACCACCACCGATCCGTAGAGGATGTTGATGCACACATCGTGGAAATAGGCAGTGTCGATAGTCACTTTACAGTCCTGCGCGGAAGGTCAGCATAAACGACCGATCCTGACCCATATAGTAAGTTGGCATATTAGAAGCGCTTGGTGCGGCGATCGTGTTACCGTTTACACCCGTTGTCGCCTTCGAGTTGTTCTTGACGCTGTAGACCCCAGTGAGGTCGTCGCTGCCAAGAATATTGTAGATGTTCAGCTTGATTTCGGGACGCTTCAGGAAGCCAATGTCATCGAAACGGTAACCGATAGAGGCATTCACGCGGCCGAAGGAGTCCATCTTTTCGTCGTTCATAAAGGTCGCATATTGCGAGCCGTAATACTTGAAGGCGATGTTGCCAAAGATCCGGTCGTCGTCGTAGTCGATACCGATGCCGACCTGATAGTTCGGCACGTTTGGCAGCATATTGCCGGACGTGCGAAGATAGTCATTGACGTTGACGCCGTTGACCGAGGTGGTCGAAGTCGCGAGAATGCTATTGTCAAGCATCTCCGCACGGATGACTTCGCCCGACACATACGGCCGGAAGTTGTGGATCGGCCGCAGGCCAAACTCCGCGTTGACGCCATAATTCTGGACGGTGCCAGCATCCACGGTCACACTCTGGCTGCTGCCCGCCGCGTCCGCGACGTAGGTCGAGACTTGGAAGTGTTCGTAATGGCCGTAGAACGCGGAGACCGACGTCGAGAAAAGAGGGCCTTGGTAGCGATGCCCGATTTCATAATGAATGCCTTCTTCCTTCGGCACCTCGGTATTGAGCGTAATAACGCTGGCAGGGGTCAGCGTGTAGTTTGGCGCTGAGCGGAAGGTCGTTGCGACATTCGCGAACACCGTGTTGTCCTTGTCGAACTTGTAGCGGACACCGGCTGTCGGAAGCGTTGCGGTGTCGTACAGTTCGAGTTCCTGGCCACCTGGCATGCGGTTGTCCACGGTGCGGTCAACCCACACCTGCTTAGCACCGTATATAACCGTTAGCTTGTCAGTCGCCTTCCAGGTGTCGCCGAGGAAGACCATGTTCGTCATGGTGTCGGTCTGCCAGTTGCGCTTCTGAAGTTCGCCTGTCGGGCAGTTAGCTGCGCTTGCAGTTCCCCAAGCTCCGTTGGAGAATATTTGACATTTGCTGCCTGTGGGCACGCTTATGCCCCCCGAACCAGCGAACTCATCATCCACGCTACCATCGGCGTTCAGACGAGCGAAAGGCCCCCATTGATGATGCATCGCATATTCGAACCAGTGGCCTGCCACGATTTCGTGGTTACCGACATCGTAAGTGAACTTGTTGATGACGCCAGGGCGATGCGTTTCCGTGATGGAGGGGTTGTAGTAAAGAATCTTATCCCCTATGAGATTGTTTCCATTCAGGTCGCCGAACGTGATCTTCGTGTTACCCGAGGTGTAAGTGCCGCCCTCCGTAAGAGAGTAAGCGCCGCCACCATTGCCATAGCCGTACCAATAGTACGGAAGGGTATCGAACTTCAGGTTTTGTGAAAGCGTGAAGTTGGACGGCGCGCTGAGGATCAGATTCTTGAACGGGTTGACCTTATAGCCGTAGTAGTTCGAAGCGCCGTTGGCCGACTGGTCGAGAAGTAGCGTGGTGCTATTCGGCGTAAAAAATGAGTCCGGGAGCGACGATTTGTAACCCCATGTGCTGTAGGGCTGACCAGCTTGCGCCTTCGTCGGCGTAGCATAGAAATTGTTCAGCGCGTCGTTGTAGATCGCGGCGAAGCGGATCGTGTTGCCGGGCGAAAGCTCCCACTTCATCTTGAAGTCGATGTGCTGACGGTCGTCTTCGCCTGGGCCGATCCAGTGATCTTTCGTCAGCTTGGAATAGCTGACATAGGCGCTGACGCCGTTGATCTCGCCGGATTCGACGCGGGTGAAAGCACGGAACAGCGAGTCCGAGCCGACGCTGAGGTCGACGAGAGCGCCTGCATCTTTCGCGGGGTCGCGCATATAGATGTTGATCACGCCGCCCGCAGCGCCAACATGCGGCGAGTCGAGGTCCGGCGAGCCTTGTGCGATCGACACCTGCTGGATGTTTTCGGCGTCGACATATTCCTGCGGATAGAGGGCGTAGTTGCCGGAGTCGTTCACCGGCATGCCTTCGATGGTCAGGCCGACATGGTCAGAATTGAAGCCGCGCAGGCGGATATTGCCGCCGTTGAGGCCCGTGTTATCGGAGCTGGATTGTGTCACGCCCGGCAGTAGTTCAATCATCTGATAGGGGTTCGCGGTCGGCGACTGCTTGTCGATGGCGTCGCGCGTCACGGTGGAGCGCGTCTTCGTCGCCTGTTCGAGGATCATGTAACCGCCGCCGATATCCTGGCGCGTCACGCCGCCGGGCGTAACCTTGACTTCGGTCGCTGTCCCCGCGCCGCCCTGAGCTGCCACGGCTGCGGTTTGCTGGAGAAGCGCGCCGTAGTCGGTCGGCGACGACGTGAGGCCCGGCTGCGCCAGCGCAACGGCTGGACGCTTCGCAGGCTCGGTCGCGTAAACCGTGCCGAAGCTCGCCTGAGGCTCGGCCGCGCGCGCCGTCGGCTGCAACGGCTGCGGCTGCTGATTGGCCTGCGTCGGCTCGGCGGGTGCCTGCGGCGCCGATGTAGATTGAGCAAAAGCGACGGTTGAAAGCGCCGTGCTGAAGAGTAACGTGGCGCTAACGCCACGCAGGATGGTACCACGCATAATATTACCCCAGTGCCCTATTAAAACTCAGTACGCTATGCTGCCCGATAGGATGCTGGACTCACTCTTCGCCCCACATCCCGACTTCAAGACGCTTGCCTTCGCCGCCTCGTCCAGAATTGACGAGCCGGAACTCTTGACGATGAGCACATTTTCAATCGCCCCGGACTGAACATGTACTTCGAGAACTACAGTGCCATGCGGTTTAAGCTTCCTGGCCTCCTTCGATGACGGATAACGCGCGCTTTTCTGAAGGCAGGTGCGGAAGGCTGATGCCTCCTTTTCGCGCGTAGCCTCGCGTTTTTGCTCCGCAGCCGCCGCGAGACCGTCCTCGTCCACCAGTGGTGAAGGCGGAGCGGTCGGAGCCTCTTCCTGTTCTGCGACAGCCGGCTTTTCTGCCTCCGGCGCTTCCTCGGGTCCCGGAGGAGGCGGGGGAGGGGGCGGAGGAATGACTTCTTCCGGCGGCTTCACCTCCTCCGTGGGAGGCATCGGAGCCGCGCTGTCCTCTTTCGGTTGTTCCTTGGGCGTCTCGGTTAACGCCTCCAGAGCGATTTCGACCGGTGGCCCCGATGGCCCCGGCTGGCTCGGCAGTGTCGGACGCGAATGAGCCACGAGCGCACCCAGAAAGGCGACCGTCACAAGCGCCGAGGCATTGCTGATTATGTCGCTTCGCTCGCCCATCCATCGTTACCTCGGCCGAGCGACGATCTGCGCGCTCGCGACACCGGCGAGCTTCAGAGCGTCGAGGACACTGACGATATTCTGAAGCTGCGCGCCTTCGTCGCCGGCGATAATCACCACGAGCTTTTTGTTCGGATCTTCGAGAGCGCGCAGACGGTCGGGCAGGTCTGCGATCTCGATCTGCTGTCCATCGAGGAATATCTTCCCGTCGCGGTCAATTCCGACCATCGTCTTCTGCCGTTCCACGACCTGATCGGGCGAAGCCGAACTCGGCGGCTTTATTTTCAAGCCGAGCGCGGGAAGCACGTTTATGCTGATAAGAACGAAGAAGACCAAAAGAAACATCATCACATCGATCATCGGAATGATCTCGATGCGTGCATGCTGACGCCGTTTTTCTGGCCAGTTTCTCATGCCCATGCCGGATGTACCGGCTCCCACCTTCGCCCGGCTTCAAAACAGCCTGAGAGGCATGACAGAGGTGTGAATGATTTTTGAAAGCGCTGTGACGTGGCGGAATTGCCATAGGGCGTTTGTCGAAGAACTCGCAGCTTGACACTGGAGGAGGCCTCGTTGTCGACTGATCACTGAAAGCGCCAAGCATCAACGCTGGCCCACACCACAAGCGGCGTTCGTGAGCACGGGCAAAGCCGCGCCGCTAATGCTGCTTGCCTCAGCATTTGTTTCGTAGCTGGGTAAATGATCCATGTTGCGATGATTGTCAGTCCGGCAATACCCCAGAAGAAGACCGAGGTAGTTAACCTGCGCACTTCCGCTTCCGGCCTTCTGCGCCGGTCGTGGGAGTTGAAGGCCAAGGCGAAAGCGAGCCGGCTCACAGCGCGTCAAGCCTCGGTTCCAGTCGGCGCGGCTATTGATTTCGGGCTCCTTGATACCTTTGGAGGAAATAATTATCCGATCAGTGCAGGGGTCTTGCAGAGATAGGCGTCATCTTCGATTTGCTTGACGAGAAAATCTGCGACGTCGGCGCGCGAGATCATGCCGTTACGCCAGTCGGCGGGCTTATCGAGGATTTTATACCGGCCTGTGCGAGGACCGCTGGTGAGGATGCCCGGCCGGACTATCACCCAGGACAGAGCGCTGCGCCGAATAATCGTCTCCTGCACCGCCTTATCCGCATAGACGCGGCCCAACAGGAGTTCGAACGGAAGGCGCTGCAACAGTGACATATGCTGGCGGCTGTCGCCGGCCCCAAAGCCCGTCACAGAAATCAGACGCTTCACGCCCGCGCTTTCCATCGATTGGATGAGTATGCGCGTTGCGTCGGAGAAGAGTCGAGTGTGGCTGGTCACCATAGCAAGGCTGGCCTTCGCTCCGAGCGTCTCGATGACGGCGTCGACGCCCTTAACGGCCGCCGCGACATCCTCGGCTCTGAGCGCATCGCCGTTCACCTTCGTAAGCTCCGTATGGGTAATTGGGATTTGGGAGGCGGATCGCGCGAAAGCGCGCACCCGATAGCCTTGATCGAGAGCTCGTCGAACCGTCTCAAGTCCGATGCCGCGGCTCGCGCCGATGATGAGAATAGTCCTCATGGATAAGGGGTACGCCCTATGGGATTGGGTTGAGCATGGTTGAAGGTAACATGGATTCCAGATCGTCACGACGCAGTCGCAGGATGCCGGGTTCATGTTGCGGGTTCGGGCCCTGATGGTTCGCACCATGCGTTCGGCCTGACCGTTCGTCCAGGGATGGTAGGGTTTGGTGAGCCGGTGCTCGATGCCGTGCTGGTCGCAGACCCTGCCGAAGAGGTGAGCGACGAAGTCGCCGGACCTGTCGCGCTGGACGAACTGAACGCCGAACCTGAGCGCTTGTCGCTCAGGATAAACCTTCGCTCCTGTGAGCACGGTGTGCACTTTGTAGGGAATGGCCGCGACGAGCACCTTGAGGAAGGCGGTGGCCGCGCGCTTGGTCGCCTTGCGATAGATGCGGGCGAACACGAGCTTCGAGGTGCGGTCGACGGCGACGAACAGGAAGCCCTTGCCGCCTTCATAGCGGAGTTCCGCGATGTCGATATGGAAGTAACCGATATCGTAGGCCTTGAGCTGCGTCGGCTTTTCATGATCGGCCTTGGGCAACCGCGAGATGCCGTGGCGCTGGAGACAGCTATGGCGACGGTGGAAGGACTCGCAGTTGCCAACATCTATTATAATCAGCCGATGCTGGGTCTTATGGAGGCTTCGCTGCCGAGGACCATAACTGAACTGGTCCCGACGATGACCCAGCGTCTTTTGGAATCCGCCTCAGACAATCTCTATTATTAATCTGGGCTGGCAGATACGCAATCGGAAGTCATTCATCTATTTTCAAAAATGTAAATTCCAGATATATTTGTACGACAATTTACAAATCGGCTGATTTCACTCAATAAGTCAGAACTTTTGCTTTGAAAAATTGATGATTTATGCTTGTCATTGTCATGTTATCTGTGTTTATGATTGATGCAGGCTTTGTCATCTGTCGTGTCAATCAATTGAATGCAGTTCCGACTTCACTCGACATCCCAGCAGTTTCGGAAGCTACTCTCCACCAGACGGAGAAAGGCGCGGTCATGACGGCGCCTGTC
This genomic window from Rhodomicrobium lacus contains:
- a CDS encoding SDR family oxidoreductase — translated: MNPASCDCVVTIWNPCYLQPCSTQSHRAYPLSMRTILIIGASRGIGLETVRRALDQGYRVRAFARSASQIPITHTELTKVNGDALRAEDVAAAVKGVDAVIETLGAKASLAMVTSHTRLFSDATRILIQSMESAGVKRLISVTGFGAGDSRQHMSLLQRLPFELLLGRVYADKAVQETIIRRSALSWVIVRPGILTSGPRTGRYKILDKPADWRNGMISRADVADFLVKQIEDDAYLCKTPALIG
- a CDS encoding MotA/TolQ/ExbB proton channel family protein — its product is MTIDTAYFHDVCINILYGSVVVLTFVVVERLVYYGLLALRTRKLGAVVHGSGHVPATAFRSRDLLTRSLATYVGALRSPGATREALEDLSATLFIKVSGKVEARLWVLDTIVTAAPLLGLLGTILGIMDTFNALSSGGISDPAAVSRGIAAALLATAVGIGTALYALLGLNLLHRVEGHLNDEFKRLILGSHSLPESEVRIALNAARHGLEGGRGVASQTAMQET
- a CDS encoding bifunctional 2',3'-cyclic-nucleotide 2'-phosphodiesterase/3'-nucleotidase; protein product: MSIEITRRTALGAAAYLATLGLSDALAADSGPRMRVRLLETSDLHMFVMDWDYYHAKPDPTVGLTRVATLIRAARREAPNTLLFDNGDFLQGNPLADYIAAQRPGIEPHPLVATMAALGYDAAGLGNHEFNYGLDFLEATVRNAPFAFLCANVVRADGAPFLPPYTVLKRVFKDEAGAEHALRIGVISFLPPQIMCWDKARLEGKVEAGDIVLTARRLIPELREKCDLLIALCHSGIGTGSWTEGEEHAALHLAAVPGIDAILLGHAHRIFPGKDYASAADEVDAVAGRLHGVPAVMPGFWGSHLGVVDLNLRREGERWVVEKAEVEARPIYRREGGTVHELTSADAEVAASIAAAHAGTLGWIEQPAGMLDAPIYSYFVWAGYDPTTALVNAAQIAYAKPLLAAAGFGELPLLSAAAPYRVGYTPDSFIDIPAGPVPMRAVADLYIYSSNTVTVVKATGAQIVAWLEWASRVFNTIDPSAEGRQPLVNTRIPSYNFDAIAGLTYAIDVTKSSGRIADVRFEGQPLDLTREFAVVTNNYRADGGGGFAALKDAEILLRAPDTNRDAVFRYFGARPTVHVEDTTPWRFAAGRPVEVWFDTSKAAVPLIEGHKNTVLLGDGEPGYARIGLTIGRKI
- a CDS encoding TonB-dependent receptor yields the protein MRGTILRGVSATLLFSTALSTVAFAQSTSAPQAPAEPTQANQQPQPLQPTARAAEPQASFGTVYATEPAKRPAVALAQPGLTSSPTDYGALLQQTAAVAAQGGAGTATEVKVTPGGVTRQDIGGGYMILEQATKTRSTVTRDAIDKQSPTANPYQMIELLPGVTQSSSDNTGLNGGNIRLRGFNSDHVGLTIEGMPVNDSGNYALYPQEYVDAENIQQVSIAQGSPDLDSPHVGAAGGVINIYMRDPAKDAGALVDLSVGSDSLFRAFTRVESGEINGVSAYVSYSKLTKDHWIGPGEDDRQHIDFKMKWELSPGNTIRFAAIYNDALNNFYATPTKAQAGQPYSTWGYKSSLPDSFFTPNSTTLLLDQSANGASNYYGYKVNPFKNLILSAPSNFTLSQNLKFDTLPYYWYGYGNGGGAYSLTEGGTYTSGNTKITFGDLNGNNLIGDKILYYNPSITETHRPGVINKFTYDVGNHEIVAGHWFEYAMHHQWGPFARLNADGSVDDEFAGSGGISVPTGSKCQIFSNGAWGTASAANCPTGELQKRNWQTDTMTNMVFLGDTWKATDKLTVIYGAKQVWVDRTVDNRMPGGQELELYDTATLPTAGVRYKFDKDNTVFANVATTFRSAPNYTLTPASVITLNTEVPKEEGIHYEIGHRYQGPLFSTSVSAFYGHYEHFQVSTYVADAAGSSQSVTVDAGTVQNYGVNAEFGLRPIHNFRPYVSGEVIRAEMLDNSILATSTTSVNGVNVNDYLRTSGNMLPNVPNYQVGIGIDYDDDRIFGNIAFKYYGSQYATFMNDEKMDSFGRVNASIGYRFDDIGFLKRPEIKLNIYNILGSDDLTGVYSVKNNSKATTGVNGNTIAAPSASNMPTYYMGQDRSFMLTFRAGL
- a CDS encoding ExbD/TolR family protein, yielding MRNWPEKRRQHARIEIIPMIDVMMFLLVFFVLISINVLPALGLKIKPPSSASPDQVVERQKTMVGIDRDGKIFLDGQQIEIADLPDRLRALEDPNKKLVVIIAGDEGAQLQNIVSVLDALKLAGVASAQIVARPR
- a CDS encoding helix-turn-helix transcriptional regulator — protein: MTFRTRTQDVVRHALSDPYLLRITRYLPCFAQSVNPTLGETAVQREPRKSLPSPLTLQPRLVGREAAAAFIGLSVRKFDELVADGRMPKPKRIDARVLWDVRALDAAVDRLNGDVSRAVDGARA
- a CDS encoding helix-turn-helix domain-containing protein; the protein is MITGDQLRAARALARLTIQELAELATVNKATVVRIESGARANRLTLIRLQEVLEEHGITFIDADDTGGSGVRYRLGVERQTSGAADNTSSSEDGSGVQAQYPELADYWIEHPEALARLSDEGRRAISEAALGDPRALDDLAARP
- a CDS encoding tyrosine-type recombinase/integrase; amino-acid sequence: MWLEEREGRESKWIILDSGRKISTGIDRADAEGAARALEAYISEKYEPSGSSNPASVSIAEVLENYLRLHVPNLGEQANPRRHVRDLVEWWAGKTVADVKGKSCREYFEWRKTRAAYGAKGDTTASRDLATLRAAIRLWHKEHTLSMVPVVSIPEPSDPRDEWLTRDQVAHLLRVVRKRPKSAHLARLILIGVYSGTRSGAVLGLRWMPSTDGGWVDLEHDLMYRRGRGKSETKKRTPPVRIHARLLPHLRRWRDEDVARGITHVIHFNQGPVKKLRRSWDSAREIAGFDQHFVLHSFRHTATTWMLQAGVPIWEVSGYVGMSVKTIEKVYGHHCPDYQNKAASAIAPKRVPRRSFARMIGE
- a CDS encoding energy transducer TonB, which produces MGERSDIISNASALVTVAFLGALVAHSRPTLPSQPGPSGPPVEIALEALTETPKEQPKEDSAAPMPPTEEVKPPEEVIPPPPPPPPPGPEEAPEAEKPAVAEQEEAPTAPPSPLVDEDGLAAAAEQKREATREKEASAFRTCLQKSARYPSSKEARKLKPHGTVVLEVHVQSGAIENVLIVKSSGSSILDEAAKASVLKSGCGAKSESSILSGSIAY